The region CCGAAGGTATACTGCACGCCCCCAAAGCCAATACCGCGAACAGCAACGCTAACAACCGGTGCATGATTATCTCCTTTTGTCGGCGAGCGAACCGACACGCCAGCATAAGCGACGGACGGCATCCCGGCTCGGATGAATTCAATCAATTGCGTGAGCCCGATGGGCCACCGTGACGGCGAAAGCGCGAGCACTGCCGGAAAAGAACTCTGGCGTATGGGCAGCGCCTTCTTTGGCAACAACCTCGACCGAGTCAGATAAGACTTTCTTGCCATGCGCATTCGTGATTACAAAAAACTTGAAGCGGTGACCCTCTGCCGCGTGGCACACCACAATTTCATTGTGGGCTCGTGAGAGCACCTCGAATGTGTGAGCTGACATAGTCGCCTCATAAAACAAGAGAGGCCGTCTTTAGGGCTCCCTCAACTCCGGCCGGTCTAGTTTAGCGGTAAGAACCGCAGCCCCCGGCAGTTCCAACCTCTTACTGAATGGCAGAGAAGGGTCATGGTGAGAAGAACTCGCAGCTAGCATATCTCATCAGGATCGCCTCAAAAAGCGGAATTCCGTAATGTTCATAATCAGGTCTGGGTCGCGCCAAAAGCCGGATACACGTGGCATCGAATCAAACCAATAATGACAGAGCAACGCGGCTCTCGGCCCGGGCGGCGACTTCCTTGGGTACTCAGTTCGCGCTCAGGAGGCCGATCTTCGTGTTGGCCTGACTAAGGCGCTGTGCGAATTTCGAGCATAATGTTTCTGCTCGTACCCCAATGACGGACATGTTGTCCAGATGACATCGGCATGGTGCTGGAAGATAGAACATTTCTCCGGCTGGACAGCATGACGTTTCAAAATGCCTGGCATACCGGACGCAGTATGATGACGCGCCTCAAATGGCCGCACATCCAATCCCAGACCCCGGCCATTCGCCATTTACAATTTTAGGCTAATACCTTTCCAAATTTGCTGATTTGCCTCATTTAATCCGTGCAAAAGGAAGCCCAAGAATCATTACCAAATGGGACGAGCCACATCATGGTTAGGCTAAGCATAGTCGTAGCAATTGGTGTTCTCTCCGCGATAGGGCTGTCCCCTACAGTGGCTAGTTCCGAACCAACCGGACACAGGCATGAAATAGAGATTTTCTCTGCTGGGGAGCCTGGCGATCCCGAAAAGCCCTCGCGCGTAATCAAAGTGACCATGCAAGAGAGTGACGGCAAAATGCTCTTCGTCCCCGACCACGTCGAAGTGCGCAAGGGAGAGCAAATCAAATTTGAACTCTACAATAGTGGAGAGTTCGACCACGAATTTGTGCTTGCGACGACCCAAGAGAACCAGAAACATGCGGAAGCGATGAAAATGAACCCACAGATGGAGCATGACGATCCAAATGCGACGCGTATAGCGCCGAAGAAAAGGGACGAGATTGTCTGGAACTTCACAAAGTTAGGCGAGTTCGAGTTCGCTTGTCTGATTCCGGGTCATCGCGATGCCGGTATGTTCGGCACTGTGAGGGTTAAGTAGCTGAATAAAATTTGGGAGCAGGGTCAATGAAATTGTCCCTTGATCGACGTTAATGCCATCTCAAAAATTCCAAGGACGAACTGTCCGGCGTCAGCACCTGTGAGACAGATTTAGCGGGTTGAATAACGGAGGATTTCTGGCTCATCGTAACCATCGAGGAGTGGAGATGAGCCAGAAATCCGGAACTGCCAAGTCGTCCTCCGAGCGGATCGTGAAGGACATTCGCCGAGCAACGCGCAAGCAATATTCGGCGGAGGAGAAGATCCGCATCGTGCTGGACGGCCTGCGCGGCGAGCATAGCATCGCGGAACTCTGCCGGCGCGAGGGCATCGCCGAGAGCCTGTATTACACCTGGTCGAAGGAGTTCCTGGAGGCTGGCAAGCGGCGCTTGGCGGGCGACACGGCGCGTGCGGCGACCAGCGGCGAGGTCAAGGACCTGCGCCGGGAAGCTCAGGCACTGAAGGAGGTCGTCGCCGAGCAGGCGCTGGAATTGCGCCTGCTCAAAAAAAGCATGATCGCGGATGGGGAAAGCGAGGAATGAGATATCCGGCTTCCGAGAAACTGGAGATCATCCGGCTGGTCGAGCAATCCCATCTGCCGGCGCGCCGGACGCTGGAGAAACTCGGCGTCTCTCGCGCCACCTTTTATCGATGGTGCGACCTTTGCCAGACTGGCGGGCCAGAGGCCCTGGAAGACCGATCTCCCAGGCCCGACCGCGTCTGGAACCGAATTCCTGACAATGTGCGGGGCCAGATCGTGCAACTGGCCCTGGACGAGCCGGAGCTGTCGCCACGGGAACTGGCGACACGCTTCACCGACACAAAAAGCTATTTTGTTTCGGAAGCTTCGGTTTATCGCCTGCTGAAGGAGCACGACCTAATCGCCAGTCCCGCCTACATCGTCATGAAGGCCGCCGATGAGTTCAAGGACAAGACGACGGCGCCCAACCAGCTCTGGCAGACCGACTTCACTTATCTCAAGGTGATTGGTTGGGGTTGGTTCTACCTCAGCACGATATTGGACGACTTCTCGCGCTACATCATCGCCTGGAAGCTCTGTACGACGATGAAGGTCGGGGACGTCACGGAAACACTCGACCTGGCGTTGCAAGCCGCGGGGCTTGATCACGCCAAGGTCGTCCATCGTCCGCGATTGCTCTCGGACAATGGCCCTTCCTACATCTCGGCCAATCTGGCCGAATGGCTGGACAAACGCAACATGGATCACGTGCGCGGCGCGCCCTGCCACCCGCAAACACAGGGCAAAATCGAGCGCTGGCATCAGACGCTCAAGAATCGCGTCTTGCTTGAGAACTATTATCTGCCCGGCGACCTGGAAGCCAGGATCGACACCTTCGTCGATCACTACAATCATCGCCGCTATCACGAGAGCCTGGACAATCTCACGCCGGCTGACGTCTACTTCGGCCGAGGACAAACCATTCTGCTGCAACGAGAAAGGATCAAACGAGCCACCATCCAAAATCGTCGCTTGCAACACCAATTGAACGCCGCATAAAATCAAACATCAGATGAGCCGCGTCCTCCATTAAATCACGCCGCCATCTGTCTCAAATTATCTGACGACGGACAGGACGAACGACGTGAGGCGCATTTTTCTCGCAGTATATGGAATTGCGATCTTTTCATCGCCGTCAATCGCAGATAGCCCCTATGAAAATGCGGCAAAGTTGGACATGGAACATCTGGCGTCTAGCATACTTGCTGCTAGC is a window of Methylocapsa sp. D3K7 DNA encoding:
- a CDS encoding cupredoxin family protein; protein product: MVRLSIVVAIGVLSAIGLSPTVASSEPTGHRHEIEIFSAGEPGDPEKPSRVIKVTMQESDGKMLFVPDHVEVRKGEQIKFELYNSGEFDHEFVLATTQENQKHAEAMKMNPQMEHDDPNATRIAPKKRDEIVWNFTKLGEFEFACLIPGHRDAGMFGTVRVK
- a CDS encoding IS3 family transposase (programmed frameshift) translates to MSQKSGTAKSSSERIVKDIRRATRKQYSAEEKIRIVLDGLRGEHSIAELCRREGIAESLYYTWSKEFLEAGKRRLAGDTARAATSGEVKDLRREAQALKEVVAEQALELRLLKKKHDRGWGKRGMRYPASEKLEIIRLVEQSHLPARRTLEKLGVSRATFYRWCDLCQTGGPEALEDRSPRPDRVWNRIPDNVRGQIVQLALDEPELSPRELATRFTDTKSYFVSEASVYRLLKEHDLIASPAYIVMKAADEFKDKTTAPNQLWQTDFTYLKVIGWGWFYLSTILDDFSRYIIAWKLCTTMKVGDVTETLDLALQAAGLDHAKVVHRPRLLSDNGPSYISANLAEWLDKRNMDHVRGAPCHPQTQGKIERWHQTLKNRVLLENYYLPGDLEARIDTFVDHYNHRRYHESLDNLTPADVYFGRGQTILLQRERIKRATIQNRRLQHQLNAA